One Neosynechococcus sphagnicola sy1 genomic region harbors:
- a CDS encoding methyl-accepting chemotaxis protein, producing the protein MTTQKDQRPSSEPIGRAVSAPPPPPPVMQTKNQEDAEGVSADSPPQPPSSSPVSMPRTVPQIQMATAQEAGHTWWQRQSLRTKATVLAIALGIVPVAAIGSLAYGVTSQRVHEQVLREQQFQADAKADLLNQFMLERYADIQKLAHLTILTNPSATAGVPLEQRQAVLDEFIKATGNYDSIAVADLQGNTILQSSGEPVTGLGIRDYFKAAVKTRQPVITPPRKSAISKQYSIFLAAPVFDATTGKMIAVIRSRTPVKLLEALLKDTTIGSQGSTLNHEIFAVDQQGKYFIVGEHPEELGLPVEKDFTTFPRWQSGQQLVTEIYQNQKENIQELVTYVPAGEVKGLPKLGWSVLVAEETTEAFASLDNLRLILLAGSAITALLVGAIAAYLAGRFTRPILEVAATAEKLGQGNLDARVEGMTTGTDELTVLGTNLNQMADQMQTFIQRQETDTLRARLLAEIAQSPTPAQLTGSLNQLLHQVRADLRVDRVVVYRFNLDWSGYVSAESVAPGWFQALADKIEDPCIPQELLESYRQGRVVPTTDVFNAGFHPQHLKLMERLQIKSNLVTPIVAGDQLYGLLVAHHCAQPHVWQSSEIEQLGQFASQIGLSLSRVVSLEQKSLEAKRSQLFAEVTAAKARVSQDLEFVFNRAVTGALDYLQADRVVVYQFNRDWSGFVASEAVLPGWPQALNNTIEDACIPQELRDAYCQGRVVPTKDVFNAGFHPEHLKLMERLQIKANLVTPIVTNNQLYGLLVAHFCSKPHVWQQSEIDFLTQLATLVGLSLDRVSFLQDSEVARQQAEALAKEQQRQKEAIQLQLIDLLSSVEGASRGDLTVRADVTAADIGTVADFFNAIIGSLRKIVVQVQASAQQVSTSVGKNEGAIRQLADQALKQADEITRTLSSVEQMSRSIQTVSDNAKQAATVARQASTTAEAGEVAMDRTVQSILQLRDTVGETSKRVKRLGESSQQISKVVALINQIALQTNLLAINASIEAARAGEEGRGFAVVAEEVGQLAAQSATATKEIEQIVESIQRETSEVVTAMELGTTQVVEGAQLVEGAKQSLEQIVEVSRQIDQLVQAISQATVSQTQTSQSVTTLMKEVARLSEQTSQSSRQASKSLQQTVEVSQQLQSSVGTFKVGSGVGTN; encoded by the coding sequence ATGACGACTCAAAAAGATCAGCGACCTTCCTCCGAACCCATCGGCCGTGCCGTCTCTGCTCCCCCTCCCCCTCCTCCAGTGATGCAGACCAAAAATCAGGAAGACGCAGAGGGTGTCAGTGCCGATTCCCCGCCACAACCTCCCAGCTCCTCCCCTGTCTCCATGCCTAGAACGGTTCCCCAGATCCAGATGGCAACGGCGCAGGAGGCAGGACATACCTGGTGGCAGCGCCAAAGCTTGAGAACCAAGGCAACGGTGTTGGCGATCGCCCTGGGGATTGTGCCCGTAGCCGCGATCGGGTCACTGGCCTATGGGGTCACCAGTCAACGGGTGCATGAGCAAGTGTTGCGTGAGCAGCAATTCCAGGCAGACGCCAAGGCCGATTTGCTGAATCAGTTCATGCTTGAGCGCTATGCAGATATTCAGAAGCTTGCTCACTTAACAATTTTGACAAATCCCAGTGCCACCGCTGGAGTGCCGCTCGAACAGCGGCAGGCGGTTCTGGATGAATTTATTAAAGCTACGGGTAACTATGACAGCATTGCGGTGGCAGATCTCCAGGGGAACACGATTTTGCAATCCAGCGGCGAACCCGTAACTGGTTTGGGAATTCGGGATTATTTTAAGGCAGCGGTGAAAACCCGCCAACCCGTGATTACCCCTCCCCGCAAATCAGCGATCTCCAAACAATATTCTATTTTCCTGGCAGCACCGGTGTTCGATGCCACCACTGGCAAAATGATTGCGGTGATCAGGAGCCGTACCCCGGTGAAACTCCTGGAAGCACTGCTGAAAGACACAACGATTGGTAGTCAGGGCAGCACCCTAAACCATGAAATCTTCGCGGTGGATCAACAGGGGAAATACTTTATTGTTGGGGAACACCCTGAAGAACTGGGTCTCCCAGTGGAAAAAGACTTTACAACCTTTCCCCGCTGGCAGTCAGGGCAACAGCTCGTGACCGAAATTTATCAGAATCAGAAAGAAAATATTCAGGAACTGGTTACCTACGTTCCCGCAGGAGAGGTGAAAGGTCTGCCCAAACTGGGTTGGAGTGTGCTGGTTGCCGAGGAGACTACAGAAGCGTTTGCGTCCCTGGACAACCTACGTCTGATCCTGCTGGCAGGGTCAGCGATCACGGCCTTACTGGTGGGGGCGATCGCGGCTTACCTGGCAGGGCGATTCACCCGTCCAATTCTGGAGGTTGCCGCCACGGCGGAGAAACTGGGGCAGGGTAATCTGGACGCACGGGTAGAGGGGATGACCACAGGGACAGACGAACTGACCGTGTTGGGAACCAACCTCAACCAGATGGCGGATCAAATGCAAACCTTCATCCAAAGACAGGAAACCGATACCCTGCGGGCTCGACTGCTGGCCGAGATTGCCCAGTCCCCCACCCCCGCCCAACTAACCGGCAGCTTGAACCAACTGCTCCATCAGGTTCGCGCCGATCTCAGAGTTGATCGGGTAGTGGTGTATCGATTTAACCTTGACTGGAGCGGCTACGTTTCAGCAGAATCAGTAGCTCCAGGGTGGTTCCAAGCCCTCGCCGACAAAATCGAAGACCCCTGCATTCCCCAAGAACTGCTAGAAAGCTACCGCCAGGGTCGGGTGGTTCCCACAACAGATGTGTTTAATGCCGGATTCCATCCCCAGCATTTGAAACTAATGGAGCGGCTGCAAATTAAATCCAATCTCGTCACCCCCATCGTCGCTGGTGACCAACTCTATGGCCTGCTAGTTGCCCACCACTGTGCCCAACCGCATGTTTGGCAGTCCTCGGAGATCGAGCAGTTAGGGCAATTTGCCAGTCAGATTGGTCTGTCCTTGAGTCGGGTGGTTTCCCTGGAGCAGAAAAGCTTAGAAGCCAAGCGTTCCCAACTCTTTGCCGAAGTCACCGCCGCCAAAGCTAGGGTCTCTCAGGATCTGGAATTTGTGTTTAATCGCGCCGTCACCGGAGCCTTGGATTACCTCCAGGCAGACCGGGTGGTGGTTTACCAATTCAACCGCGATTGGAGCGGCTTTGTCGCCTCCGAAGCCGTCCTCCCCGGTTGGCCTCAGGCTCTGAACAACACCATTGAAGATGCCTGTATTCCCCAAGAGCTGCGGGATGCCTATTGTCAGGGACGGGTTGTTCCCACCAAAGATGTGTTCAATGCTGGATTCCATCCCGAGCATTTGAAACTGATGGAGCGGCTGCAAATTAAAGCCAACCTGGTGACCCCGATTGTGACCAACAACCAACTGTATGGTTTACTGGTTGCCCACTTCTGCAGCAAACCCCATGTCTGGCAACAGTCAGAAATCGACTTTCTCACCCAGTTAGCCACCCTGGTGGGGTTGTCCCTCGACCGGGTGAGCTTCCTGCAAGATTCAGAAGTGGCACGGCAACAGGCAGAAGCTCTGGCCAAAGAACAACAGCGGCAGAAAGAAGCGATTCAGCTCCAGTTAATTGACCTGCTGAGCAGTGTGGAAGGGGCTTCCCGTGGGGACTTAACCGTGCGGGCGGATGTGACAGCGGCGGATATTGGCACCGTTGCCGACTTCTTTAATGCGATTATTGGCAGCTTACGTAAGATTGTGGTGCAGGTGCAGGCATCCGCCCAGCAGGTGAGTACCTCCGTGGGCAAGAATGAAGGCGCGATTCGTCAACTGGCTGACCAGGCTCTGAAGCAGGCCGATGAAATTACCCGCACCCTCAGTTCCGTGGAGCAGATGTCTCGCTCCATCCAAACGGTGTCTGACAATGCCAAACAGGCAGCGACGGTGGCACGTCAAGCTTCCACCACTGCCGAAGCTGGAGAAGTTGCCATGGATCGCACGGTGCAGAGTATTCTGCAACTGCGGGATACGGTGGGTGAAACCTCAAAGCGAGTGAAACGCTTAGGGGAATCCTCCCAACAGATTTCTAAGGTGGTGGCCCTGATTAACCAAATCGCCCTACAAACCAACTTGTTGGCCATCAACGCCAGTATTGAGGCGGCACGGGCAGGGGAAGAAGGACGGGGCTTTGCAGTGGTTGCCGAGGAAGTCGGACAACTGGCCGCGCAGTCAGCAACCGCCACCAAGGAGATTGAGCAGATTGTCGAGAGCATTCAACGGGAAACCAGCGAAGTGGTGACGGCCATGGAATTAGGCACCACCCAGGTGGTTGAAGGGGCTCAACTGGTAGAGGGTGCCAAGCAGAGTTTGGAGCAGATTGTCGAAGTGTCTCGCCAGATTGACCAGTTGGTGCAGGCCATTTCCCAGGCAACCGTTTCCCAAACCCAGACCTCTCAATCGGTAACCACCTTAATGAAAGAGGTGGCTCGACTGTCAGAGCAAACCTCCCAGTCCTCGCGGCAGGCGTCCAAATCACTTCAGCAAACCGTAGAAGTGTCTCAGCAGTTACAGTCTTCCGTCGGTACATTCAAAGTCGGCAGTGGCGTTGGCACCAATTGA
- a CDS encoding chemotaxis protein CheW: MNALPLSLLRNQPQSVGDPYLKFQLDRQTPAVLAMHYAQEVLEVPVERLTPMPNMPPYLLGLLNWRSRALWVVDLANMLGLQPLNPLSQVYSIVILRCEPSLVGLALQDVEGVMRVQADAIQSPVGVVATKLVPYLQGCFLDHQQILLVLDAAAIARSPLLHSH, translated from the coding sequence ATGAATGCGCTACCCCTTTCGCTGCTGCGGAACCAACCTCAGAGTGTGGGCGATCCCTACCTGAAATTTCAGTTAGATCGCCAAACTCCGGCAGTCTTAGCCATGCATTATGCCCAAGAGGTGCTAGAAGTGCCTGTGGAGCGTCTGACTCCCATGCCCAATATGCCCCCATATCTGTTGGGGTTGTTGAACTGGCGGAGTCGGGCACTGTGGGTGGTTGATCTGGCAAACATGCTGGGGCTTCAACCCCTGAATCCGCTCTCCCAGGTTTATTCCATTGTGATTTTGCGCTGTGAACCATCCCTGGTGGGGTTGGCACTCCAGGATGTGGAGGGGGTTATGCGTGTTCAGGCGGATGCAATTCAGTCCCCAGTGGGCGTGGTGGCAACGAAGCTGGTTCCCTACTTGCAAGGATGCTTCCTGGATCATCAGCAGATTTTGTTAGTACTGGATGCAGCCGCGATCGCCCGATCGCCCCTCCTGCACAGTCATTAG
- a CDS encoding response regulator transcription factor — protein sequence MSTVLVVDDTPSELELIASFLQDKGYIVIKATDAQEAFSKAVESKPDVVVTDVVMPGMSGFELCRNLKGNPATEKVPIVICSSKNQEIDRLWGMKQGADVYITKPFTQEELLKAVKSVGA from the coding sequence ATGAGTACCGTTTTAGTTGTCGATGATACTCCCTCTGAGTTGGAGCTAATTGCATCCTTTCTGCAAGACAAAGGTTACATCGTCATCAAGGCAACCGATGCTCAAGAAGCATTCTCCAAAGCGGTTGAGTCAAAGCCCGACGTTGTTGTGACGGATGTGGTGATGCCGGGGATGAGTGGGTTTGAACTGTGCCGGAACCTCAAAGGCAACCCAGCGACGGAGAAGGTGCCGATTGTGATTTGCTCTTCTAAGAATCAGGAGATCGATCGCCTGTGGGGGATGAAGCAGGGTGCTGATGTCTATATCACCAAGCCCTTTACCCAAGAGGAACTTTTGAAAGCAGTTAAGTCCGTAGGGGCATAA
- a CDS encoding response regulator has product MVRSEVVQESQGSNILDSLLRLSRSAVDGCLRVVSSGTIWTLHLSRGRLVYAADSISPLDRLDRMLRRLGLQASPAIQEQRSQVSHLFANDSRNASSQLMEDPSYQAVCWLLNQQYITPEQSAALIEEWTQPNNPPTLHPSYQAICWLFSEELLSPLQATTLIEAISKEVLESLLMITQATCEFIDQDQLSHYPKFCKMEVESLIEEAQQRLRGWQVLGPQIWSPYQRPYFFSQSSSQSQGQKQLSQELQQKLGAVLKGLSFRHLAALLNKDELQLAQTLHPYIVEGILFLGEPRPPFDRFPRIPSNPAAVIPQAAPQPNSTATAPIGSPISSPSAVVASSPTLRKTYTIACVDDSPAMLNEISRLLNDESITIVTIGDPLKALMQIVRVKPDLVLMDVGMPGIDGYELCRLLRNHSLFKATPVIMVTGHTGIIDRARAKLVGASDYLTKPFTQSGLLKVVFKHLS; this is encoded by the coding sequence ATGGTTCGCTCTGAAGTTGTTCAAGAATCACAAGGCAGCAATATTTTAGATTCACTGCTGCGGCTGTCACGTAGTGCCGTTGATGGCTGTTTGCGGGTCGTCAGTTCTGGGACGATTTGGACACTTCACCTGAGTAGAGGCAGGCTTGTCTATGCTGCGGATTCTATTTCCCCCCTGGATCGGCTCGATCGCATGCTGCGCCGCCTTGGATTACAGGCTTCCCCCGCGATCCAGGAACAGCGCTCTCAAGTGTCCCATTTGTTTGCCAATGACTCTCGGAACGCCTCCTCCCAATTAATGGAAGATCCGAGCTATCAGGCCGTGTGTTGGCTGCTGAACCAGCAATATATCACCCCGGAACAATCAGCAGCTTTGATTGAAGAATGGACACAGCCCAACAATCCACCCACGCTCCATCCTTCTTACCAAGCCATCTGTTGGCTATTCAGTGAGGAGCTTCTCAGCCCCTTACAGGCAACTACGCTGATTGAAGCCATTTCCAAGGAAGTCCTGGAATCGTTGTTGATGATCACCCAGGCAACCTGCGAATTTATTGATCAGGATCAACTGTCTCACTATCCCAAATTTTGCAAGATGGAGGTTGAGTCACTGATTGAGGAAGCCCAACAACGACTTCGGGGATGGCAGGTTCTAGGTCCACAGATTTGGTCACCGTACCAACGTCCCTACTTTTTCAGTCAGTCTAGTAGTCAGTCTCAAGGGCAAAAACAACTCTCCCAAGAGCTGCAGCAGAAGCTAGGAGCCGTGTTGAAGGGATTAAGTTTCCGGCACCTTGCGGCTTTGCTGAATAAAGATGAATTACAACTGGCGCAGACCCTACATCCTTATATTGTTGAGGGAATTCTGTTTCTCGGCGAACCTCGTCCGCCCTTTGATCGATTCCCCAGGATTCCCAGCAACCCAGCGGCAGTGATTCCCCAGGCTGCACCCCAGCCCAATTCAACCGCAACGGCTCCCATTGGTTCCCCCATCTCATCGCCCAGCGCTGTGGTTGCCAGTTCGCCCACTCTCCGTAAAACCTATACCATTGCCTGCGTGGACGACAGTCCCGCGATGTTGAATGAAATCAGTCGTCTCTTAAATGATGAAAGCATCACGATTGTGACGATTGGGGATCCCCTGAAAGCACTGATGCAAATTGTGCGGGTGAAGCCGGATTTAGTATTGATGGATGTGGGAATGCCCGGTATCGATGGCTACGAACTCTGTCGCCTCCTTCGCAACCATTCCCTGTTTAAGGCCACACCTGTGATTATGGTAACAGGGCATACTGGAATTATTGACCGGGCAAGGGCGAAGCTGGTGGGGGCATCGGATTACTTAACCAAACCCTTTACCCAGTCTGGCTTACTCAAAGTAGTATTCAAACACCTTTCTTAG
- a CDS encoding glycoside hydrolase family protein, whose protein sequence is MKPSKDCFDLIKKWEGLHKKRSDGLIESYQDPVDIWTIGYGSINNPDLGRPIQPNDVITEATALRWLELEVQEVAEDVDNICKVSLTQGMFDALVSFVYNIGIGAFGESTLLRKLNEVRDYEGAAREFERWVNAGGRVLQGLVNRRDEEERLFRRDGLSPARNLVTSPSNPILPSSASPSLVVERPYQAAPVPLPFSRTLLIGDVAEDCYILNCALAGLGFLRIAPQPNKFSEVTKSAVELLQRREAIQIDGKVGPETKRAIENSLKRSRGLVPSVSTHVICRLTRTRQDTPEGLEWLKLEFVDPDDGAVASLKVISGAPGHQNFLLFNNPASVPGSLQPIPQGRYAIGDLDWAGGRDDYSISHSHPSDGIGPVFVSLTCLQPDDRDAFGFHGDWNWITRGESPGSAGCVCPTNLADLKELVKLLRQLNPRVLEVDWGL, encoded by the coding sequence ATGAAGCCAAGTAAAGACTGCTTTGACCTAATTAAGAAATGGGAAGGTTTACACAAAAAACGTTCAGATGGTTTGATTGAATCATATCAAGATCCTGTTGATATATGGACAATTGGGTATGGCTCGATCAATAACCCTGATCTAGGACGACCTATTCAGCCCAATGATGTCATCACGGAAGCAACCGCCTTGCGATGGCTTGAACTTGAGGTTCAGGAAGTAGCGGAAGATGTAGATAACATTTGTAAAGTCTCTTTGACTCAAGGCATGTTTGATGCGTTAGTTTCGTTTGTCTATAACATTGGAATTGGGGCTTTTGGTGAGTCAACACTGTTACGAAAGCTAAATGAAGTTAGGGATTATGAAGGTGCTGCCCGTGAATTTGAACGTTGGGTAAATGCTGGAGGCAGAGTTTTACAAGGATTAGTAAATCGACGGGATGAAGAGGAACGTTTATTCCGTCGGGATGGCCTAAGTCCTGCGAGAAATCTTGTAACTTCTCCTTCTAACCCAATTTTACCCTCTTCTGCTAGTCCTTCATTGGTAGTGGAACGCCCTTATCAAGCTGCTCCAGTACCCTTACCATTTAGTCGGACACTCCTAATTGGTGACGTAGCTGAGGACTGCTATATCCTCAATTGTGCCCTTGCAGGCTTAGGTTTTCTGCGGATTGCTCCCCAACCTAATAAATTCAGTGAGGTTACCAAAAGTGCCGTTGAACTGCTTCAGAGACGGGAAGCGATCCAAATTGATGGCAAGGTTGGGCCAGAAACCAAACGAGCGATCGAAAACTCTCTCAAGCGGTCACGTGGACTTGTCCCCTCAGTCTCAACCCATGTTATTTGTCGTCTTACCCGAACTCGACAAGATACACCTGAGGGACTCGAATGGCTCAAACTTGAGTTTGTTGATCCCGATGATGGTGCTGTTGCCTCATTAAAGGTTATATCAGGTGCCCCTGGACACCAAAACTTTTTACTGTTCAACAACCCGGCTAGCGTACCAGGGAGTTTGCAGCCTATCCCTCAAGGGCGATATGCCATTGGCGATCTTGATTGGGCAGGAGGGAGGGACGACTATTCTATATCCCATTCTCATCCTTCAGATGGAATAGGCCCTGTGTTTGTGTCTCTTACCTGTCTGCAACCCGACGATCGTGATGCCTTTGGCTTCCATGGTGATTGGAATTGGATTACACGAGGAGAAAGTCCTGGGAGTGCGGGTTGCGTTTGTCCGACCAATCTTGCTGATCTAAAAGAACTCGTAAAATTACTACGACAGTTGAACCCACGAGTATTAGAGGTAGATTGGGGATTATGA
- a CDS encoding helix-turn-helix domain-containing protein, which yields MNTSPRLFSNGKTHPFASAIVVWEACNVLAQRQSLPWQPDESGNLCHRRQVSGGRGEVTLCLTDTCIPTCTPDSPAVLEVKAAETAIASWDIRSACLHLMYAAYATSLERPWEQSFTVNDQEISDYLGLSKRKDLSKLAKLTLIKDLVEQPCKLLVTVDWAPQGRFRKITVPQSHLWHLINTHQHFQEDDLGCKHLTGLTFTVKAGQWAQFFLNRQGAKEGTTFYQYGTLPKSLLMNVMSIWQQHEGVARIMLWLLFKTRMGTEQRITVPTLMRIAYGEERLLKAGSQREERKRLVRSFESDLEVLNRYQIQPIFDPLTYPLEIQPLWVKLADLPDDAEAALEFWTSDGSRDHRLTDAAPRNKWQRLMNARLLKFEIPDDWAQQSPKIAKKTSEEYRKQERKHHQSTSLLSGPQIAAARKKLQLSQRVLADRVGKSQSWIRDIENGRLQLNEKDYAMLSELLQRFAVR from the coding sequence GTGAATACGAGTCCTAGGCTCTTTTCCAATGGCAAAACCCATCCCTTTGCATCTGCCATTGTCGTTTGGGAAGCTTGTAATGTGCTAGCACAACGACAGTCGTTACCCTGGCAGCCAGATGAGTCGGGTAACCTCTGTCATCGGCGGCAGGTCAGTGGCGGTAGAGGTGAGGTCACGCTTTGCCTGACGGATACCTGTATTCCTACCTGCACTCCAGACTCGCCTGCCGTCTTAGAAGTGAAAGCAGCTGAAACCGCGATCGCCTCTTGGGATATACGATCGGCATGTCTACATCTTATGTACGCTGCCTATGCAACGTCTCTGGAGCGTCCTTGGGAGCAGTCTTTTACGGTCAACGATCAAGAAATTTCCGACTATTTGGGCTTAAGCAAGCGCAAAGACCTGAGTAAACTGGCAAAGCTAACGTTGATCAAAGATCTGGTTGAACAACCCTGCAAACTATTGGTAACGGTTGACTGGGCACCGCAGGGCAGATTCAGAAAGATCACGGTGCCTCAAAGTCATCTATGGCACCTGATTAACACCCACCAACACTTTCAAGAGGATGATCTAGGGTGTAAGCACTTGACTGGATTGACCTTTACAGTCAAGGCGGGACAGTGGGCCCAGTTCTTTCTCAATCGACAGGGTGCCAAAGAAGGAACCACGTTTTATCAGTACGGCACCTTGCCCAAATCGCTGTTGATGAATGTGATGAGCATCTGGCAGCAACATGAAGGGGTTGCTCGGATTATGCTGTGGCTCCTATTCAAAACTCGCATGGGCACTGAACAACGGATCACTGTACCGACACTGATGCGGATTGCTTATGGCGAAGAACGACTGCTCAAAGCAGGCTCCCAACGAGAAGAGCGCAAACGGTTGGTGCGATCGTTTGAAAGTGATCTCGAAGTGCTAAACCGCTACCAGATCCAACCTATTTTTGATCCATTAACCTATCCACTTGAAATTCAGCCCCTATGGGTAAAGCTAGCAGACTTACCAGACGATGCCGAGGCTGCTTTAGAGTTTTGGACGAGCGATGGTAGCCGTGATCACCGCTTAACGGATGCCGCTCCCCGTAACAAGTGGCAGCGGCTGATGAATGCTCGTTTGCTGAAATTTGAAATTCCAGACGATTGGGCACAGCAGTCACCCAAAATAGCTAAAAAAACATCAGAAGAATACAGAAAACAAGAGCGCAAACACCACCAATCCACATCGTTGCTTTCCGGGCCACAAATTGCCGCAGCCAGAAAAAAACTCCAACTGAGTCAGAGAGTGCTGGCAGATAGGGTTGGCAAGAGCCAAAGTTGGATTCGTGATATTGAAAATGGTCGGCTGCAACTGAATGAAAAAGACTACGCGATGTTGTCTGAGTTGCTACAGCGCTTTGCAGTCAGATAG